One window of Lytechinus variegatus isolate NC3 chromosome 2, Lvar_3.0, whole genome shotgun sequence genomic DNA carries:
- the LOC121409350 gene encoding scavenger receptor cysteine-rich domain superfamily protein-like, with translation MNNDGDVQLVGGTTSLEGRVEVYYQGSWGTVCDDYWDEQDAMVVCNQVMPGYVGINFGHAYFGEGVGDIILDDVYCTGTESSLLDCAHSGLYNHDCMHVEDASVRCYMPANDGDIQLIGGGAAYQGRVEIFYNLQWGTVCDDSWDLQDATVVCRQLGFTGATDAPQRVGHW, from the exons ATGA acaatgatggtgatgttcAACTGGTTGGTGGGACAACTTCTTTAGAAGGCCGGGTAGAGGTGTACTATCAAGGGTCATGGGGAACAGTGTGTGATGACTACTGGGATGAGCAAGATGCCATGGTAGTATGCAACCAAGTCATGCCAGGTTACGTTGGTATCAATTTTGGCCAT GCTTACTTTGGTGAGGGAGTTGGTGACATCATTCTTGATGATGTGTACTGCACTGGAACAGAGTCCAGCTTACTAGACTGCGCCCATAGTGGGCTTTACAATCATGACTGCATGCATGTGGAAGATGCCAGTGTTAGGTGTTATATGCCAGCAAATG ATGGCGATATACAGCTGATAGGTGGTGGAGCAGCATACCAGGGACGGGTAGAAATCTTTTATAACTTGCAGTGGGGAACAGTTTGTGATGATTCATGGGACTTACAGGATGCTACAGTAGTGTGCCGACAACTTGGTTTTACCGGAGCTACAGATGCACCACAAAGG GTTGGTCATTGGTGA